The genomic DNA TAACATCTGTTTGTATTTTTAATTTGTGCCCCGCTACATACTTAGAAAGCCCTAATGTATATTGGTTTTCGGGATTTTTAGCTGTAATAGCCTTGTCTAAAGATATATTGGTATAGCGTCCTGACAGCTCCCAATTACTAGGAAATAAATAGCCTGTTTGCAAGTTTACCCCGCTACCTACCTGCACTTGATCTCCTGTTAAGCTACCATCTGAGTTTTTTGCAATTGGATCTTTTGCATCTCTATATGCATATTCTCCCATAAAAGAAAAGCCTTTGTATTTGAACATTGCATCTACAAAAACCGTAGTGATATTAGTTTCATAAAACCCTATATCATTTTTCATATAACTACCTTGGTTGCTCCTATTTTTAACGGCATTATTATTAAAATCGTAGCTACCTCCAATAGCTAATTTGGGCTTTTTTTCTCTTTTTAAATCTCCTCCTTTATAATCACCTTTGCTACTAAACTCACCAAAAGGCAATACCTCTACCCTAGCCGTATATTGATGGCCTCCTAAATTTCCTGTAGTAATATTTCTCCCTTCTCCTTGCGCTATAGAAAGTACTTCTTTTACAATAATATTCTTTGACAGCCTAAAATGGTGCCTGAATTGCAAACCTAAATCTCTATCTATATTGAATCTACTATTTAAAAGCGATCTATCTACTAATTGCAGGTTTCCTGAAGAAACGACCCTTTCTCTATTTCCAGGAAG from Tenacibaculum maritimum NCIMB 2154 includes the following:
- a CDS encoding porin, translated to MKFKTLLTSVSMLMLCSMQAQQKQSPKFGKGLFNLVGKENSWSMNIGARMQFLTIAKWDSDADGLSNPSSSFLVRRARLKFNGFAFSPTLKYKLELGLTNNDIGGVSEFTNNAPRYILDAVVKWNFYHNFELWAGQTKLPGNRERVVSSGNLQLVDRSLLNSRFNIDRDLGLQFRHHFRLSKNIIVKEVLSIAQGEGRNITTGNLGGHQYTARVEVLPFGEFSSKGDYKGGDLKREKKPKLAIGGSYDFNNNAVKNRSNQGSYMKNDIGFYETNITTVFVDAMFKYKGFSFMGEYAYRDAKDPIAKNSDGSLTGDQVQVGSGVNLQTGYLFPSNWELSGRYTNISLDKAITAKNPENQYTLGLSKYVAGHKLKIQTDVSYLDLDIKPNQLMYHLQVDIHF